One window of Hoplias malabaricus isolate fHopMal1 chromosome 16, fHopMal1.hap1, whole genome shotgun sequence genomic DNA carries:
- the mthfs gene encoding 5,10-methenyltetrahydrofolate synthetase (5-formyltetrahydrofolate cyclo-ligase) isoform X1 has product MAALRAAKQALRREIKKRVAGLSEEEKVRQSQVVSQKLFEHQQYKSSERVAVFLSMSDEVHTEAIVQHMFNSGKVCFIPKYLTNSNRMDMLRLRSMEDLSSLPLTQWNIRQPGDNDTEREEALDTVPQWYRRWLHHCGRSHGQCDRARDMSNSPITGVQSAMELVKLTNEGAGALCSQKPLSDRGICFVCCKQTPVFRLQ; this is encoded by the exons ATGGCAGCTTTACGAGCGGCTAAACAGGCTCTGAGGAGGGAAATAAAGAAGCGAGTGGCTGGTCTGAGTGAAGAGGAGAAAGTTCGCCAGTCTCAGGTTGTTTCTCAGAAG CTGTTTGAACACCAACAGTACAAGAGCAGCGAGCGCGTGGCCGTGTTCCTGAGCATGTCCGACGAGGTACACACCGAGGCCATCGTCCAGCACATGTTCAACAGCGGAAAAGTGTGTTTCATCCCAAAGTATCTGACCAACAGCAACCGCATGGACATGCTGCGGCTGAGGAGCATGGAGGACCTCAGCTCTCTGCCTCTGACCCAGTGGAACATTAGGCAGCCGGGAGATAACGACACGGAGAGAGAGGAGGCCCTGGACACAG TTCCTCAGTGGTACCGACGGTGGCTCCATCACTGTGGACGCTCGCATGGACAGTGTGACCGGGCGCGGGACATGAGTAATAGTCCAATAACCGGAGTTCAGAGTGCCATGGAGCTTGTAAAACTGACTAATGAAGGAGCTGGGGCTCTGTGCTCGCAGAAGCCTCTCTCAGACAGGGGcatttgttttgtctgttgTAAACAGACTCCCGTTTTCCGCTTGCAGTGA
- the mthfs gene encoding 5,10-methenyltetrahydrofolate synthetase (5-formyltetrahydrofolate cyclo-ligase) isoform X2, giving the protein MAALRAAKQALRREIKKRVAGLSEEEKVRQSQVVSQKLFEHQQYKSSERVAVFLSMSDEVHTEAIVQHMFNSGKVCFIPKYLTNSNRMDMLRLRSMEDLSSLPLTQWNIRQPGDNDTEREEALDTGGLDLILMPGLGFDKSGNRLGRGKGFYDTYLERCMRHPKGKPYTIALAFKEQLCADVPVDDSDMLIDEVLYEDQ; this is encoded by the exons ATGGCAGCTTTACGAGCGGCTAAACAGGCTCTGAGGAGGGAAATAAAGAAGCGAGTGGCTGGTCTGAGTGAAGAGGAGAAAGTTCGCCAGTCTCAGGTTGTTTCTCAGAAG CTGTTTGAACACCAACAGTACAAGAGCAGCGAGCGCGTGGCCGTGTTCCTGAGCATGTCCGACGAGGTACACACCGAGGCCATCGTCCAGCACATGTTCAACAGCGGAAAAGTGTGTTTCATCCCAAAGTATCTGACCAACAGCAACCGCATGGACATGCTGCGGCTGAGGAGCATGGAGGACCTCAGCTCTCTGCCTCTGACCCAGTGGAACATTAGGCAGCCGGGAGATAACGACACGGAGAGAGAGGAGGCCCTGGACACAG GTGGACTAGACCTGATCCTGATGCCGGGACTTGGCTTTGATAAGAGTGGCAACCGTTTGGGAAGAGGTAAAGGCTTCTACGACACATATCTGGAGCGCTGCATGAGGCACCCCAAAGGAAAACCCTACACCATTGCACTGGCTTTCAAAGAGCAGCTTTGTGCAGACGTCCCAGTGGACGACAGTGACATGCTCATCGACGAAGTGCTGTATGAAGACCAGtga